Proteins found in one Armatimonadota bacterium genomic segment:
- a CDS encoding aminotransferase DegT, with the protein MPSYTTTDLPAIAGGEPAKRTPFGREKRYGEEELHQLREALEQGSLFYAHGNKVKTLEKRFAERNGVPYAIACSSGTAAIHAALIAVGISPGDEVITSPITDMGSVIPILYQGAVPVFADLHPHSYTMLPESVEARITPRTRAVLAVHLWGNACDLNALRDICRRHHLWLIEDCAQAFGCRYMGEPIGTIGDIGCFSLNEFKHISCGDGGIVITRDERLATRLRLATDKCYSREPGVTQRNPTFLANNYRMTELQGAVAVAQLDKLQSIVARRRQWCESLSQKLHGLPGITLPQPTTGCQPSWWFYMMRVLPESLGADADTFAEALRAEGLPVGAHYIGQCVYEYPIFTNYSAFERGSHAYTSRPYTRGLCPFAEAILDTCVLLSVNEAYTETDLEETVHAIRRVVQWFRSKNQM; encoded by the coding sequence ATGCCATCCTATACAACGACCGACCTGCCCGCTATTGCGGGAGGCGAACCGGCAAAGCGAACGCCCTTTGGGCGCGAGAAGCGTTACGGCGAGGAAGAACTGCATCAGCTGCGTGAGGCTTTGGAGCAGGGCAGCCTGTTCTACGCGCACGGCAACAAGGTGAAAACGCTCGAGAAACGCTTTGCCGAGAGGAACGGCGTGCCCTACGCCATCGCCTGCAGCAGTGGCACCGCCGCCATCCACGCCGCGCTGATTGCGGTGGGCATCTCGCCCGGCGATGAGGTAATCACTTCGCCCATCACCGATATGGGTTCGGTTATCCCTATCCTGTATCAGGGAGCGGTGCCTGTGTTTGCGGACCTGCACCCGCACTCCTATACCATGCTGCCGGAGTCGGTGGAGGCGCGGATTACCCCCCGCACACGCGCAGTGCTGGCGGTGCATCTGTGGGGTAACGCCTGTGACCTGAACGCACTGCGCGACATTTGTCGCCGACACCATCTCTGGCTGATAGAGGACTGTGCGCAGGCGTTCGGCTGCCGCTACATGGGCGAGCCGATTGGCACCATTGGCGATATTGGCTGCTTCAGCCTGAACGAGTTCAAGCACATCTCCTGCGGCGACGGTGGTATCGTGATTACCCGCGACGAGCGACTGGCTACCCGCCTGCGCCTTGCCACCGACAAGTGCTACAGCAGGGAGCCCGGTGTGACACAGCGCAACCCTACCTTCCTCGCCAACAACTACCGCATGACCGAACTGCAGGGAGCGGTGGCGGTAGCACAGCTGGACAAGCTGCAAAGCATCGTGGCACGGCGGCGGCAATGGTGTGAATCTCTCAGTCAAAAGCTGCACGGTTTGCCGGGCATTACTTTACCTCAGCCGACGACAGGTTGCCAGCCATCCTGGTGGTTCTATATGATGCGTGTGTTGCCGGAATCGCTGGGGGCGGACGCGGATACTTTCGCCGAGGCATTACGCGCAGAGGGTCTGCCTGTCGGCGCACACTATATCGGGCAGTGCGTGTACGAGTATCCGATCTTCACGAACTACTCAGCGTTTGAGCGCGGTTCTCATGCCTACACCTCTCGTCCGTACACCAGAGGGCTTTGTCCTTTTGCGGAGGCGATTCTGGACACCTGCGTGCTGTTATCCGTGAACGAGGCGTACACCGAAACCGACCTGGAGGAGACCGTGCACGCTATCCGCCGCGTGGTGCAGTGGTTTCGGAGTAAGAACCAGATGTAG
- the tatD gene encoding hydrolase TatD, translated as MNIWTDTHCHLNHPDFASDASHVWNRAREAGVHHAIVVGYDLASSESALQVAADFDGCWASVGIHPHDAVHCDENALLRLRQLASQPRVVAIGEIGLDYYRDLSPKDAQRYALEQQIQIALQLRLPVIIHCRDAYDDLLDILSQYPLRGVLHCFSGEPRHAQRAVEMGWYLGIGGVVTFKNAHTLREVIQQTPLENLILETDAPYLAPMPYRGKRNEPAYIPLIAEIVASLKNVPLEELATVTTQNARCLFSLEERCQ; from the coding sequence ATGAATATCTGGACGGATACGCACTGTCATCTGAACCATCCCGATTTCGCCTCCGACGCATCGCACGTCTGGAACCGTGCGAGAGAAGCGGGCGTTCACCACGCTATCGTCGTCGGATACGACCTTGCCAGCAGTGAGTCTGCATTGCAGGTAGCGGCTGACTTCGACGGCTGCTGGGCGTCGGTCGGCATTCATCCTCACGACGCGGTGCACTGTGATGAGAACGCCTTGCTGCGGCTCCGCCAACTGGCATCACAGCCCCGCGTGGTGGCAATCGGCGAAATCGGTCTGGACTATTACCGCGACCTCTCGCCGAAGGATGCACAGCGGTATGCTCTGGAACAGCAGATTCAGATCGCTCTGCAGCTCCGGCTGCCGGTCATCATCCACTGTCGCGACGCCTACGACGACCTGCTGGACATCCTTTCACAGTATCCCCTGCGTGGGGTGCTGCATTGCTTTAGCGGTGAACCGCGTCACGCCCAGCGCGCGGTGGAGATGGGCTGGTATCTGGGAATCGGGGGCGTCGTGACCTTCAAGAACGCCCATACCTTACGCGAGGTCATACAGCAAACACCGCTGGAGAACCTGATTCTGGAGACGGATGCTCCCTACCTGGCGCCGATGCCTTATCGCGGCAAGCGCAATGAACCTGCCTACATCCCACTGATTGCCGAGATAGTTGCCTCGTTGAAGAACGTTCCCCTCGAGGAGCTGGCAACGGTAACCACTCAAAACGCGCGTTGTCTGTTTTCTTTAGAGGAGCGATGCCAGTGA
- a CDS encoding cyclase, with the protein MSWIDLSIPLKEGMPTYPGDTPFQMKPLLRIAEGKVCNLSALQMGTHTGTHVDPPWHFVEEGIRVDELPLEVLIGRAYVVSVRGVPAVTAGSLASAGIPEDAERLLIQTDNSFGAWESPQFEPRFVYLAPDAADWVVQKGIRLVGIDYLSVEQFGAPEPLTHRTLLGAGVIAVEGLNLRALEPGWVELVCLPLRIEGGDGAPARVVARRIR; encoded by the coding sequence ATGTCATGGATAGACCTCAGTATACCGCTCAAAGAGGGAATGCCCACTTACCCGGGCGATACCCCCTTCCAGATGAAACCCTTGCTGCGTATCGCCGAGGGCAAAGTGTGCAATCTCTCCGCTCTGCAAATGGGCACGCATACCGGCACGCATGTGGACCCGCCCTGGCACTTTGTGGAAGAAGGCATCCGGGTGGATGAACTGCCCCTGGAAGTGCTTATCGGCAGGGCTTATGTGGTCAGTGTGCGGGGCGTACCTGCCGTCACCGCAGGCTCACTCGCTTCGGCTGGCATACCGGAGGATGCCGAACGTCTGCTCATCCAGACGGACAACTCCTTCGGTGCCTGGGAGAGCCCCCAGTTTGAGCCTCGCTTTGTGTATCTTGCGCCTGATGCGGCGGACTGGGTGGTGCAGAAGGGCATTCGGCTGGTGGGGATAGACTATCTCTCTGTCGAACAGTTCGGCGCGCCCGAGCCGCTGACACACCGCACCCTGTTGGGAGCAGGGGTTATCGCGGTGGAAGGACTGAATCTGCGTGCGCTGGAGCCGGGCTGGGTAGAGCTTGTTTGTTTGCCCCTTCGGATTGAAGGGGGCGATGGCGCACCCGCCCGCGTTGTGGCAAGGAGGATACGATAA
- a CDS encoding galactose-1-phosphate uridylyltransferase produces the protein MPQLRKDPVTREWVIIATERSKRPSDFKTSEVIEKRAEYVAECPFCPGNEHQTPPEVASYRKAGTYPNSPDWWVRVVPNKFPALAIEGDLERSGIGMYDYMNGVGAHEVIIETPRHDHHPALMPEQQLEEVIWMYRDRSLDLAQDKRFQYIMVFRNHGRVAGASLEHPHSQLIALPMVPADVRRRIEGASLYYDLHERCVYVDMVRQEERMGERVVVANEEFLAFTPFASKYPFETWIVPRRHQPSFTQIDRQQAAAFAHILKEVLLRMDVALHHPPYNFTLHTAPINQERNYHYFQWHLAIMPRLTIAAGFELGTGIYINVTTPEDAAKHLREVQLDTESRQPELVAPVH, from the coding sequence ATGCCACAGCTAAGGAAAGATCCGGTCACCCGGGAATGGGTGATCATCGCAACCGAGCGAAGCAAACGCCCGTCAGATTTCAAGACGAGCGAGGTGATAGAGAAGCGGGCAGAGTACGTGGCGGAGTGCCCGTTTTGCCCGGGCAACGAGCACCAGACGCCGCCGGAGGTGGCTTCCTACCGCAAGGCAGGAACCTATCCGAACAGCCCGGACTGGTGGGTGCGTGTGGTGCCCAACAAGTTTCCCGCGCTGGCGATTGAGGGCGACCTGGAGCGCAGCGGCATCGGCATGTACGACTACATGAACGGTGTCGGAGCGCACGAGGTGATTATCGAAACGCCTCGCCACGACCACCATCCCGCCTTAATGCCCGAGCAGCAGCTGGAAGAGGTCATCTGGATGTACCGCGATCGCTCGCTGGACCTGGCACAGGACAAAAGGTTCCAGTATATCATGGTGTTCCGCAACCATGGACGGGTGGCAGGTGCGTCGCTGGAACATCCGCACTCGCAGCTGATCGCTCTGCCGATGGTTCCTGCAGACGTACGCCGGCGCATCGAGGGCGCATCGCTGTACTACGACCTGCATGAGCGGTGCGTGTACGTCGACATGGTGCGACAGGAGGAACGAATGGGTGAGCGCGTGGTGGTGGCGAACGAGGAGTTTCTGGCGTTTACGCCCTTTGCTTCCAAGTACCCGTTCGAGACCTGGATTGTGCCGCGGCGGCATCAGCCCTCCTTCACGCAGATCGACCGCCAGCAGGCAGCGGCGTTCGCACACATCCTGAAGGAGGTGCTGTTGCGCATGGATGTTGCGCTCCACCATCCACCCTATAACTTCACGCTGCATACCGCGCCCATCAACCAGGAGCGCAACTACCACTACTTCCAGTGGCATCTGGCGATTATGCCGCGACTGACCATCGCGGCGGGCTTCGAACTGGGCACGGGCATCTACATCAACGTGACCACACCCGAAGATGCCGCCAAGCACCTGCGCGAGGTACAGCTGGATACGGAAAGCCGGCAGCCCGAACTGGTAGCGCCAGTGCATTAA
- the clpB gene encoding chaperone protein ClpB: MRLDKLTIRAQEAVQEAQGIAERMNHQNIDAEHLLLALIDQTESIVPTVLQKLGVQVPMLRRYVEAELKKLPQVHGASVASYITPRFKQVMDKAFEEAERLKDEYVSTEHLLMALVEDTQGPAGRLLKQAGVTPDNLYQALMEIRGGHRVTDQNPEEKYQALERYGRDLTDLARKGKLDPVIGRDEEIRRVIQVLSRRTKNNPVLIGEPGVGKTAIVEGLAQRIVVGDVPEGLKNKRVWQMDLGAMVAGTKYRGEFEDRLKAVMREIQAAEGQIIVFIDEIHTLVGAGAAEGAIDAANMLKPMLARGELRCVGATTLDEYRKHIEKDPALERRFQPILVTEPDVDDTIAILRGLKERYEVHHGVRITDSAIVAAATLSHRYITDRFLPDKAIDLIDEAASRLRMEIDSMPTEIDEIERRIRQLEIEREALRKEDDPASKERLARLEAEIANLREESNRLKAHWQQEKEIITSIRRIKEQIEQARLQEQAAEREGDLAKAAELRYGVILSLQKQLDAETKRLEELQKHMKLLKEEVDADDIAEVVSKWTGIPVSRLMEGEMQKLLHMEERLRQRVVGQDHAIEAVSNAVRRARAGLQDPKRPIGSFMFLGPTGVGKTELARALAEFLFDDERAMIRLDMSEYMEKHSVARLIGAPPGYVGYEEGGQLTEAVRRRPYSVILLDEMEKAHPDVFNVLLQVLDDGRLTDGKGRTVDFKNTVLIMTSNLGSQYLAENAFLDMQEARMQVLEAVRAHFRPEFLNRIDEIIVFNPLSVREIKQIVDIQIRLLQKRLEEKHIGLTITDAAKEVLAAEGFDPVYGARPLKRVLQKRVMDAIAMKLLAGEFTEGDHVVVDAQNGELVFSKRVEAEVVS; this comes from the coding sequence ATGCGACTGGATAAACTGACCATTCGCGCTCAGGAGGCGGTGCAAGAAGCACAGGGCATCGCCGAGCGCATGAATCATCAAAATATCGATGCCGAACATCTGCTGCTGGCACTCATCGACCAGACCGAGAGCATCGTGCCGACGGTGCTGCAGAAACTGGGCGTGCAGGTTCCCATGCTGCGCCGTTATGTGGAGGCGGAGCTGAAGAAGCTGCCGCAGGTGCACGGCGCGTCGGTGGCATCCTACATCACCCCGCGCTTCAAGCAGGTGATGGACAAAGCTTTTGAGGAAGCAGAGCGCCTGAAGGACGAATACGTCAGCACCGAGCACCTGCTGATGGCGCTGGTGGAGGACACACAGGGACCTGCGGGGCGTCTGCTCAAGCAGGCGGGCGTCACGCCCGACAACCTGTATCAGGCACTGATGGAGATTCGCGGCGGACATCGCGTCACCGACCAGAACCCGGAGGAGAAATATCAGGCGTTAGAGCGCTACGGACGCGACCTGACCGACCTCGCCCGCAAGGGCAAGCTGGACCCCGTCATCGGGCGTGACGAGGAGATCCGGCGTGTGATACAGGTGCTGTCGCGGCGTACCAAGAACAACCCGGTGCTCATCGGTGAGCCGGGCGTGGGGAAGACCGCCATTGTGGAGGGTCTGGCACAGCGTATCGTGGTGGGTGACGTGCCCGAGGGGCTGAAGAACAAGCGCGTGTGGCAGATGGACCTCGGCGCGATGGTGGCGGGAACCAAGTACCGCGGTGAGTTCGAAGACCGTCTGAAGGCGGTCATGCGCGAGATTCAAGCCGCCGAGGGGCAGATTATCGTCTTCATCGACGAAATTCATACCCTCGTGGGCGCAGGCGCGGCGGAAGGCGCGATTGACGCCGCCAACATGCTCAAGCCCATGCTCGCGCGGGGCGAGCTGCGCTGTGTGGGCGCGACTACGCTGGATGAGTACCGCAAACATATCGAAAAAGACCCTGCGCTGGAGCGACGCTTCCAGCCCATTCTGGTCACCGAGCCGGATGTGGACGACACCATCGCCATCCTGCGCGGGCTGAAGGAGCGATACGAGGTGCATCACGGCGTGCGCATCACCGACAGCGCCATCGTGGCGGCGGCAACGCTCTCGCACCGTTACATCACCGACCGCTTCTTGCCCGACAAGGCGATTGACCTGATTGACGAGGCGGCATCGCGCCTGCGTATGGAGATAGACTCCATGCCCACCGAAATCGACGAGATCGAGCGGCGCATCCGCCAGCTGGAAATCGAACGCGAAGCGCTGCGCAAAGAGGACGACCCCGCCAGCAAGGAGCGACTGGCGCGGCTGGAGGCGGAAATCGCCAACCTGCGCGAAGAGAGCAACCGTCTGAAGGCGCACTGGCAGCAGGAGAAGGAGATTATCACCAGCATCCGCCGTATCAAGGAGCAGATCGAGCAGGCGCGCTTGCAAGAGCAGGCGGCGGAACGCGAGGGCGACCTCGCCAAGGCGGCGGAACTGCGCTACGGCGTCATCCTCTCCCTGCAGAAGCAGCTGGACGCCGAGACGAAGCGACTGGAGGAGCTGCAGAAGCACATGAAACTGCTCAAAGAGGAGGTAGATGCCGACGACATCGCCGAGGTGGTCAGCAAGTGGACGGGCATTCCTGTCTCGCGCCTGATGGAAGGCGAGATGCAGAAGCTGCTGCACATGGAGGAGCGTCTGCGCCAGCGAGTGGTCGGGCAGGACCACGCGATTGAGGCGGTGTCCAACGCAGTGCGTCGGGCGCGTGCGGGCTTGCAGGACCCCAAACGTCCCATCGGTTCGTTCATGTTCCTCGGACCGACGGGTGTGGGGAAGACCGAGCTGGCGCGTGCGCTGGCGGAGTTCCTGTTTGACGACGAGCGAGCGATGATCCGCCTCGACATGTCGGAGTACATGGAGAAGCACTCGGTAGCCCGGCTCATCGGTGCGCCTCCGGGCTATGTGGGCTACGAGGAAGGTGGTCAGCTCACCGAAGCGGTGCGCCGACGCCCTTACAGCGTCATCTTGCTGGACGAGATGGAGAAGGCACATCCTGACGTGTTCAACGTGCTGCTGCAGGTGCTGGACGACGGTCGTCTCACCGACGGCAAGGGGCGCACGGTGGACTTCAAGAACACGGTGCTCATCATGACCTCCAACCTGGGGTCGCAGTACCTGGCGGAGAACGCCTTCCTCGACATGCAGGAGGCGCGGATGCAAGTGCTGGAAGCGGTACGGGCGCACTTCCGTCCCGAATTCCTGAACCGCATCGACGAGATTATCGTCTTCAACCCGCTGTCGGTGCGGGAGATCAAGCAGATTGTGGACATCCAGATTCGCCTGCTGCAGAAGCGGCTGGAGGAGAAACACATCGGCTTGACGATTACCGACGCGGCGAAGGAAGTGCTTGCCGCCGAGGGCTTCGACCCGGTATACGGCGCACGACCGCTGAAGCGCGTCTTGCAGAAGCGCGTCATGGATGCTATCGCCATGAAGCTGCTGGCGGGCGAGTTCACCGAGGGCGACCACGTCGTGGTAGATGCCCAGAACGGCGAACTGGTCTTCAGCAAGCGCGTGGAAGCGGAAGTGGTGAGCTAA
- the icd gene encoding isocitrate dehydrogenase [NADP], which produces MNLHITPSGKKLITVIPGDGIGPECVYSALRLIEAAGVPIEWEVREAGASVFQKGLESGVPPETIESIRKTRVVLKGPLETPVGYGEKSANVTLRKLFETYANVRPVREMPNVPTPYSGRGIDLVVVRENVEDLYAGIEHMQTPGVAQCLKLISRKGCEKIVRFAFELARAEGRKKVHCATKSNIMKLTEGMLKRTFEEIAPEYPDIEANHIIVDNCAHQLVKRPEQFDVIVTTNMNGDILSDLTSALIGGLGFAPSANIGNEVAIFEAVHGSAPKYAGKNVINPTAVILSAVMMLRYLGEFEAAALIENAIMVTLEEGKVRTGDVVGYDRCNTTTEYTDAIIANLGRKPSQTFVREYRPIQLPQVSREPVMVRPKERRVVGVDVFVESDLFPEPLGKLLEELAEGSAFQLKMVSNRGTKVYPPTGAITDVVDHYRCRFVLRDAPGDATDSQILDLLQRVGSRLRWMHLEKLQELEGAMGYTKAQGED; this is translated from the coding sequence ATGAACCTTCATATCACACCATCTGGCAAAAAGCTGATTACGGTGATCCCGGGCGATGGTATCGGTCCTGAGTGTGTCTACTCCGCGCTGCGCCTCATCGAAGCTGCTGGCGTTCCGATAGAGTGGGAGGTGCGCGAAGCCGGTGCCAGTGTGTTCCAGAAGGGCCTGGAGAGCGGTGTGCCGCCAGAGACTATCGAGTCTATCCGCAAGACGCGCGTGGTGTTGAAAGGTCCGCTGGAGACACCTGTGGGGTACGGCGAAAAGAGCGCGAACGTGACCCTGCGCAAACTGTTCGAAACCTATGCGAACGTACGCCCCGTGCGTGAAATGCCCAATGTGCCCACCCCTTACAGCGGGCGAGGCATTGACCTGGTGGTAGTGCGTGAGAACGTAGAAGACCTGTATGCCGGCATCGAGCACATGCAAACGCCGGGTGTGGCACAGTGTTTGAAGCTGATTTCGCGCAAAGGGTGTGAGAAGATTGTGCGCTTCGCCTTCGAGCTGGCGCGGGCGGAAGGACGCAAAAAGGTGCACTGCGCCACCAAATCCAACATTATGAAACTGACAGAAGGGATGCTGAAACGCACCTTCGAAGAGATTGCGCCCGAATACCCCGACATCGAAGCGAACCACATCATCGTGGATAACTGCGCGCACCAGCTGGTGAAGCGACCAGAGCAGTTCGACGTCATCGTCACCACCAACATGAACGGTGACATCCTCAGCGACCTCACCTCTGCGCTCATCGGCGGGCTGGGGTTCGCGCCTTCGGCGAACATCGGCAACGAGGTGGCTATCTTCGAAGCGGTTCACGGCTCCGCGCCCAAGTACGCGGGCAAGAACGTGATTAACCCCACGGCGGTCATCCTGTCGGCGGTGATGATGCTGCGCTACCTCGGCGAGTTTGAAGCGGCAGCTCTGATCGAAAACGCCATCATGGTCACTCTGGAAGAGGGTAAGGTGCGCACCGGAGACGTGGTGGGCTATGACCGATGCAACACCACCACCGAATATACCGACGCCATCATCGCCAATCTGGGCAGGAAACCCAGTCAGACTTTCGTGCGCGAGTACCGCCCCATCCAGCTACCTCAGGTGTCGCGCGAGCCGGTGATGGTGCGCCCGAAAGAGCGAAGGGTGGTCGGCGTGGATGTATTCGTGGAGTCCGACCTGTTCCCCGAACCGCTGGGCAAGTTGCTGGAGGAATTGGCAGAAGGCTCCGCCTTTCAGCTCAAAATGGTCTCCAACCGTGGCACCAAGGTCTATCCTCCTACCGGTGCAATCACCGATGTGGTAGACCATTACCGCTGCCGCTTCGTGCTGCGCGATGCACCTGGCGACGCCACAGACTCCCAGATACTGGACCTGCTGCAGCGCGTGGGTAGCCGACTGCGCTGGATGCACCTCGAGAAGCTACAGGAGCTGGAGGGAGCCATGGGCTACACGAAAGCACAGGGCGAGGATTAG
- the aroC gene encoding chorismate synthase — translation MKSGECMGNIFGHLFRITTFGESHGGAVGVVIDGCPPGVPISVEEIQSELDRRRPGQSKLVTQRRESDTVHILSGVFEGRTLGSPICLLVWNEDARPEAYEHFRELYRPSHADYAYDAKYGIRDWRGGGRASARETVGRVAAGAVAKKILREQGVEIVGWVEKIHTLCTQVDPDTVTLQQVEANPVRCPDPVLAEAMAQAIDQARRQGDSLGGVVGCVARGVPAGWGEPVFDKLDADLAKAMLSIPAAKGFEIGSGFAGTDLTGSQHNDRFYVDGSGRVRTRTNYSGGVQGGISNGENIVIRVAFKPTATIMQPQETVNVHREPAILQAKGRHDPCVLPRAVPIVEAMMALVLVDHYLRHRAQCGGER, via the coding sequence ATGAAAAGCGGTGAGTGTATGGGAAACATCTTCGGGCATCTCTTTCGAATAACGACCTTCGGCGAGTCGCACGGCGGTGCGGTAGGAGTGGTTATCGACGGTTGCCCTCCCGGCGTGCCTATCTCCGTGGAGGAGATTCAGAGCGAACTGGACAGGCGCCGCCCCGGGCAGAGCAAACTGGTCACGCAGAGGCGAGAGAGCGATACCGTACACATTCTCTCCGGCGTGTTCGAGGGCAGAACGCTGGGCTCACCTATCTGTCTGCTGGTGTGGAACGAAGACGCCCGTCCCGAGGCGTACGAGCATTTCCGTGAACTGTACCGTCCCTCTCATGCGGACTACGCCTACGACGCGAAGTACGGCATCCGTGACTGGCGCGGAGGTGGGCGAGCCAGCGCACGCGAGACGGTAGGGCGGGTCGCAGCAGGGGCGGTCGCCAAAAAGATACTGCGCGAACAGGGCGTGGAGATTGTGGGCTGGGTGGAGAAGATACACACCCTGTGTACGCAGGTAGACCCCGACACGGTGACCCTGCAACAGGTGGAAGCCAATCCGGTACGCTGTCCTGACCCCGTGCTGGCGGAGGCGATGGCACAAGCGATAGACCAGGCACGCCGACAGGGGGACTCTCTGGGAGGAGTGGTAGGCTGTGTGGCTCGTGGAGTGCCAGCGGGATGGGGGGAGCCTGTGTTCGATAAGCTGGATGCCGACCTCGCCAAGGCGATGCTATCGATTCCTGCCGCCAAAGGGTTTGAAATCGGCTCCGGCTTTGCAGGAACCGACCTGACCGGCTCCCAGCATAACGACCGCTTTTACGTGGACGGTTCAGGCAGGGTGCGCACGCGCACGAACTACTCCGGCGGTGTGCAGGGCGGCATCTCCAACGGCGAGAACATCGTCATTCGCGTGGCGTTTAAGCCCACAGCCACTATTATGCAGCCGCAGGAGACGGTCAACGTGCACCGTGAACCAGCCATCTTGCAGGCAAAAGGCAGGCACGACCCCTGTGTGTTGCCTCGCGCCGTGCCCATTGTGGAGGCGATGATGGCGCTGGTGCTGGTAGACCACTACTTGCGTCACCGCGCCCAGTGTGGAGGTGAACGATGA